A single genomic interval of Shewanella halotolerans harbors:
- a CDS encoding response regulator transcription factor has translation MSVLNGDRTLGEGRRILLVEDEPDLARLIRLNLESLQHEVTQVSTLNQARQQLRSKCFDLLLLDRMLSDGDGLTLCQQLRQEGKSLPCMMITARDSEADIVLGLESGADDYLVKPFSVLELRARVKALLRRSAQQAADQYALTFDELVIDSKTREVTAANQPLTLTAREFDLLYYLAQHPRQVFSRMQLLEAVWGYSYAGYEHTVNSHINRLRAKLACCPSSNELVQTVWGVGYKFAPPAAH, from the coding sequence ATGTCTGTGTTAAACGGTGACAGGACGCTAGGTGAAGGGCGACGCATCTTGCTGGTCGAGGATGAGCCAGACCTCGCCCGTCTGATCCGTCTCAACCTGGAATCTCTGCAACATGAGGTGACCCAGGTCAGCACTCTGAACCAAGCCAGGCAACAGCTGCGCAGCAAGTGTTTCGATCTCCTGCTGCTGGATCGCATGCTGAGCGACGGCGATGGCCTGACCCTGTGCCAGCAACTCCGACAGGAGGGCAAGAGCTTACCCTGCATGATGATCACCGCCAGAGACAGCGAGGCAGACATAGTCCTCGGCCTGGAGTCCGGCGCCGACGACTATTTAGTCAAACCCTTCAGCGTGTTGGAACTCAGGGCCAGGGTCAAGGCGCTACTCAGACGCTCCGCCCAGCAGGCCGCCGACCAGTATGCCCTCACCTTCGACGAGCTAGTGATCGACAGTAAGACGCGTGAGGTCACCGCCGCTAATCAGCCCCTGACTCTCACCGCCAGGGAATTCGATCTCCTCTACTACCTGGCCCAACATCCACGTCAGGTATTCAGCCGCATGCAGCTGCTGGAAGCCGTGTGGGGATACTCCTATGCGGGTTACGAACACACGGTCAACAGCCACATCAATCGCCTCAGGGCCAAGCTGGCCTGCTGTCCCAGTAGCAACGAGCTGGTGCAAACGGTATGGGGCGTGGGCTATAAGTTCGCTCCACCGGCGGCGCACTAG
- a CDS encoding sensor histidine kinase, with protein sequence MVNSLFGRILLLASACVLLLFLGFWQWSSLSQQHSQRLVQQSLHRELATHMAEINPLLSQGITSDAALKEAFHDLMLLGPSFEIYTLDTQGRVIAFDAREEQIKTHRVDTTKIHSFLKGDTLPILGTDPRSDDQQKIFSVSPLIGPSGTLSGYLYVIIGGEAFDSWQSLIQAKDLPERWGVALGGWALFTLILFALLLRYLTRPLNRLTQALGELEHKPIDQPLALPLAPSRSQEMAQLNGQINRLLEEVAQKQRQVTAQQAAKQEFLLHLSHDLKTPLTTLLGYLDTWLLSPADERDDSLLQYAAASGQRLQQLLAQMLELAALENGQIKADMRRVSLQSILDELTQTFAPKAKRAEVSLRLDQGDSEGQGKGEFLYTDPQLMGRVLNNLLDNALRHTPPGGEIAVYPQTLASGSYLVIQDSGSGMQPEAIAALQHTPSPSQPELYYCRGETLPQLGVGLAIVRQLLARLGCRIEVQSATDRGSRFMIALPRYR encoded by the coding sequence ATGGTTAATAGCCTGTTTGGCCGCATCCTGCTGCTTGCCAGTGCCTGTGTCTTGCTGTTGTTTCTCGGCTTCTGGCAGTGGTCTAGCCTGAGTCAGCAACACAGCCAACGCCTGGTACAGCAGTCCCTGCACAGAGAGCTGGCAACCCACATGGCCGAGATCAACCCGCTTTTGTCACAAGGGATCACCTCGGACGCCGCCCTCAAGGAGGCCTTTCACGACCTCATGTTGCTGGGGCCCAGCTTCGAGATCTACACCTTAGATACTCAAGGCAGGGTGATCGCCTTCGACGCCAGGGAGGAGCAGATCAAGACCCACAGGGTAGACACAACCAAGATACATTCCTTCCTCAAGGGTGACACCCTGCCAATCCTGGGCACAGATCCCAGGAGTGACGACCAGCAAAAGATCTTCTCCGTCAGCCCACTTATAGGCCCGAGCGGCACCCTCAGCGGCTACCTCTATGTGATCATCGGCGGCGAAGCCTTCGATAGTTGGCAGTCGCTTATCCAGGCCAAAGACCTGCCCGAGCGCTGGGGCGTCGCCCTGGGCGGCTGGGCCCTGTTTACCCTAATCTTATTTGCCCTGCTGCTGCGCTACCTGACCCGGCCCCTCAATCGCCTCACCCAGGCCCTGGGCGAGCTGGAACACAAACCGATAGATCAGCCCCTCGCCCTGCCCCTGGCGCCGAGCCGCAGCCAGGAGATGGCCCAGCTCAATGGGCAGATCAATCGTCTGTTAGAAGAGGTAGCCCAGAAACAGCGCCAGGTGACTGCGCAGCAGGCGGCCAAGCAGGAGTTCCTGCTGCACCTGTCACACGATCTCAAGACGCCGCTCACTACCCTGCTGGGATACCTGGATACCTGGCTGCTAAGTCCGGCCGATGAACGCGACGACAGTCTGCTGCAGTACGCAGCGGCCTCGGGGCAGAGACTACAGCAGCTACTGGCGCAGATGCTCGAGTTGGCGGCGCTGGAGAACGGTCAGATCAAGGCGGATATGCGCCGCGTCTCGCTGCAGTCGATTCTCGATGAACTCACCCAGACCTTCGCCCCTAAGGCTAAGCGGGCCGAGGTCAGCCTCCGCCTAGACCAGGGTGACAGTGAGGGTCAGGGCAAGGGTGAGTTTCTCTACACAGATCCCCAACTCATGGGCCGAGTGCTCAATAACCTGCTGGACAACGCCCTACGCCACACGCCGCCGGGCGGCGAGATAGCCGTCTATCCCCAGACGTTGGCCTCGGGCTCTTACCTGGTGATCCAAGACTCGGGCAGCGGCATGCAACCCGAAGCCATTGCCGCCCTGCAGCATACTCCTAGTCCAAGCCAGCCCGAGCTCTACTATTGCCGGGGCGAAACGCTACCACAGCTGGGCGTTGGCCTGGCAATCGTCAGGCAGCTATTGGCCAGACTCGGCTGTCGTATCGAGGTACAGAGTGCAACCGATCGAGGCAGCCGATTCATGATCGCACTGCCCCGATATCGATGA
- the hemE gene encoding uroporphyrinogen decarboxylase, with translation MAELKNDRYLRALLKQPVDVTPVWMMRQAGRYLPEYKATRAQAGDFMSLCRNAELACEVTLQPLRRYDLDAAILFSDILTVPDAMGLGLYFETGEGPRFERPTDTLDAIKKLAVPDPEDELGYVMKAVSTIRRELKGEVPLIGFSGSPWTLATYMVEGGSSKTFEKIKKMAYAEPAALHMLLDKLADSVTLYLNAQVANGAQSLMIFDSWGGALSHTAYREFSLRYMQKIVDGLTRHADGRQVPVTLFTKGGGLWLEAMAETGCDALGLDWTVDIADARRRVGHKVALQGNMDPSMLYASPERIHEEVRQILAGYGEGSGHVFNLGHGIHQHVDPEHAGAFIKSVHELSAQYHK, from the coding sequence ATGGCAGAACTAAAAAATGATCGTTATTTACGTGCCTTACTAAAACAGCCTGTTGATGTGACTCCTGTGTGGATGATGCGTCAGGCGGGTCGTTACCTTCCTGAATACAAAGCAACCCGCGCACAAGCCGGCGACTTCATGTCACTGTGCCGCAATGCCGAGTTGGCCTGTGAGGTGACGTTGCAACCACTTCGTCGTTACGATCTCGATGCTGCGATCTTATTCTCTGATATTTTGACTGTGCCAGATGCCATGGGCCTGGGTCTCTATTTCGAAACCGGTGAGGGTCCTCGTTTCGAGCGTCCAACCGATACGCTAGATGCCATCAAGAAGCTGGCCGTACCGGATCCAGAAGATGAGCTTGGCTATGTGATGAAGGCCGTTAGCACCATTCGTCGCGAGCTGAAAGGCGAAGTGCCGCTGATCGGCTTCTCTGGTTCACCTTGGACACTGGCGACCTACATGGTTGAGGGCGGTTCAAGCAAGACCTTCGAGAAGATCAAGAAGATGGCCTATGCCGAGCCTGCGGCGCTGCACATGCTGTTAGACAAGCTGGCCGATTCTGTGACTCTGTACCTGAACGCTCAGGTAGCGAACGGTGCTCAGTCGTTGATGATTTTCGATTCATGGGGTGGCGCACTGTCGCATACTGCCTATCGTGAGTTCTCGCTGCGCTACATGCAGAAGATCGTTGATGGTCTGACTCGTCATGCCGATGGCCGTCAGGTGCCTGTGACGCTGTTCACTAAGGGTGGCGGACTCTGGTTAGAGGCGATGGCCGAGACTGGCTGTGATGCACTAGGTCTTGACTGGACAGTGGACATTGCCGATGCACGTCGTCGCGTGGGTCACAAGGTTGCGCTGCAGGGTAACATGGATCCATCTATGCTTTACGCCTCACCAGAGCGCATCCATGAAGAAGTGCGTCAGATCCTGGCCGGTTACGGCGAAGGTTCGGGCCATGTATTCAACCTGGGTCATGGTATTCATCAGCATGTGGATCCAGAGCATGCGGGCGCCTTCATCAAGTCAGTTCACGAACTGTCGGCGCAATACCATAAGTAA
- the rsd gene encoding sigma D regulator: protein MLKQLERAEQKWGGANTLIDQWLNHRRKLLINYCQIAGLPPYEAIDKSLPAFKSVKEFCDLLVDYVSEGHFEVYDRVMTACEQNGESSHSLAQTIVPKISETTDMALDFNDKYTSASDDKILYQLDKDLSSLGDAMETRFQLEDQLLEALHAKYS from the coding sequence ATGCTAAAGCAATTGGAACGGGCCGAACAGAAATGGGGTGGCGCCAATACCCTGATTGATCAATGGCTAAACCACCGTCGTAAGTTGCTGATTAACTACTGCCAAATCGCCGGGCTGCCGCCCTACGAGGCGATAGACAAGTCACTTCCCGCCTTCAAATCGGTGAAAGAGTTCTGTGATCTCTTGGTCGATTATGTCTCCGAAGGCCATTTCGAAGTCTACGACCGAGTGATGACAGCCTGCGAGCAAAACGGTGAATCAAGCCATTCGCTGGCACAGACCATAGTGCCTAAGATCAGCGAAACCACAGATATGGCCCTGGACTTCAACGACAAATACACCAGCGCCAGCGACGACAAGATCCTCTATCAGCTGGACAAAGATCTCTCCTCACTCGGCGATGCCATGGAAACCCGCTTCCAGCTGGAAGATCAGCTATTAGAAGCCTTACACGCTAAATATTCATAA